In Chitinophaga sp. HK235, a single window of DNA contains:
- a CDS encoding pyridoxal phosphate-dependent aminotransferase has protein sequence MNQLAERLSRISEPQTIKMAKLGRELKAQGIDIVDLSIGEPDFDTPEHIREAAKKAIDEGFTHYTPVAGYAEVRQAVVHKLKRDNGLDYTPEQIVVTTGAKQSLANAVLSIVNPGDEVIIPTPYWVTYSEQVALCQGVVVFVPCSIENNYKITPEQLEAAITPKSRLFMFSSPCNPTGSVYSKEELEGLAAVFARHPQIFIISDEIYEYINYVGKHESIAQFGDLKNRTIVINGLSKGFAMTGWRLGYLAAPLEIAKACDKIQAQFTSATCSITQRAAITALTGDLSTAEAMVAEFKKRRAFIHEALKNIPGMKVNDPEGAFYMFPDISAFFNKSYEDTHIKNADDLCMYLLHKANVSVVTGSAFQQPDCIRLSYATTMANLEKGAARIKEWLGKLK, from the coding sequence ATGAATCAATTAGCAGAAAGGCTGTCACGGATTTCCGAGCCGCAAACAATTAAAATGGCCAAATTAGGCCGAGAGCTGAAAGCACAGGGGATAGATATCGTAGACCTGAGTATTGGAGAACCTGATTTTGACACACCGGAACATATCCGGGAAGCCGCCAAAAAGGCCATTGATGAAGGGTTTACGCACTATACACCTGTAGCCGGTTATGCCGAAGTACGACAAGCCGTGGTGCACAAACTGAAACGTGATAACGGGCTTGACTATACGCCGGAGCAGATTGTTGTTACCACCGGTGCCAAACAAAGCCTGGCCAACGCTGTACTGAGCATTGTGAATCCCGGTGATGAGGTAATTATCCCAACGCCTTACTGGGTGACCTATTCCGAGCAGGTAGCCCTGTGCCAGGGTGTGGTTGTATTTGTGCCCTGCAGTATTGAGAACAATTACAAAATCACGCCGGAACAACTGGAAGCGGCCATCACGCCTAAATCCAGGCTGTTTATGTTCTCCTCCCCCTGCAACCCTACCGGTTCTGTATATTCAAAAGAAGAACTGGAAGGACTGGCAGCCGTATTTGCCAGACATCCGCAGATCTTTATCATCTCCGATGAGATTTATGAATATATCAACTACGTTGGCAAACATGAAAGTATTGCACAGTTCGGCGACCTGAAAAACCGTACTATCGTCATCAATGGCCTCAGTAAAGGTTTTGCCATGACCGGCTGGCGTCTTGGCTATCTGGCTGCTCCCCTGGAAATAGCCAAAGCCTGTGATAAAATACAGGCCCAGTTTACTTCCGCCACCTGCTCTATTACACAGCGTGCCGCCATCACCGCCCTTACCGGTGACCTGAGCACCGCAGAAGCCATGGTAGCTGAATTCAAAAAACGACGCGCCTTCATACATGAAGCACTGAAAAATATCCCGGGCATGAAAGTGAATGACCCCGAAGGAGCCTTCTACATGTTCCCTGATATCAGTGCCTTCTTCAATAAATCTTATGAAGATACCCATATCAAAAATGCAGATGACCTCTGCATGTACCTCCTGCACAAAGCAAATGTGTCTGTGGTGACTGGTTCCGCTTTCCAGCAGCCGGACTGCATTCGCCTCTCCTATGCCACCACCATGGCTAACCTGGAGAAAGGCGCTGCCAGGATAAAAGAATGGTTGGGCAAATTGAAATAA
- a CDS encoding M23 family metallopeptidase encodes MIIWSLLCITLALALFSLYLLYRAGHRPLARSYTILLLGLSLGIFLYLYGTWIYLSVYTKYVFGVLLMVMLIMLPFGRKKDTSPLLPVWKRNANLLLSGLLLMITALYFTGTTGTPHTVNLAFPLKSGRYFVLQGGKGLPTNVFHFSLRGAIYAMDIVKIDDRGTRGAGVFSRKLSDYWIFNDTVYAPCDGIVRRAYGDNPDNIPPAMDRGPKNTNQVLLEGADCYFFAGHLKRNSVVVHEGQHVKQGQALGCVGNSGFSTEPHLHIQAHEKKAGVPWYQAPPLYMLFNGKGYLLNEVISVK; translated from the coding sequence ATGATCATCTGGTCTTTATTATGTATTACTTTGGCGCTGGCCTTGTTTAGCTTGTATCTGCTTTATCGCGCAGGTCATCGCCCGCTGGCCCGCTCCTATACTATCCTTTTGCTGGGCCTGTCGCTGGGAATTTTCCTTTACCTCTATGGTACCTGGATATACCTGTCTGTCTATACCAAATATGTTTTTGGTGTGTTACTGATGGTGATGCTGATCATGCTGCCTTTCGGCAGAAAAAAAGATACCAGTCCTCTACTGCCCGTATGGAAGAGAAACGCTAACCTCCTGTTGTCAGGATTATTACTGATGATAACAGCGCTTTATTTCACCGGTACTACTGGCACACCGCATACGGTCAATCTGGCTTTCCCGCTTAAATCAGGACGGTATTTTGTGCTGCAGGGCGGAAAAGGACTCCCCACCAATGTCTTCCATTTCAGCCTGCGTGGCGCAATATATGCGATGGATATCGTAAAGATTGATGACCGTGGTACCCGCGGGGCCGGTGTCTTTTCCCGCAAACTCAGTGATTACTGGATTTTCAACGATACCGTATATGCTCCCTGTGATGGCATCGTCAGGAGAGCCTATGGTGATAACCCCGACAATATCCCGCCCGCAATGGACAGGGGACCTAAAAACACCAACCAGGTATTGCTGGAAGGAGCCGACTGTTATTTTTTTGCCGGACATCTCAAACGCAACAGCGTGGTAGTGCATGAAGGACAGCATGTAAAACAGGGACAGGCACTGGGCTGTGTGGGCAATTCCGGCTTCAGTACCGAACCACATCTGCATATACAGGCGCACGAAAAAAAAGCAGGCGTGCCCTGGTATCAGGCCCCGCCTTTATACATGTTGTTTAATGGAAAAGGATACCTGCTGAACGAAGTGATCAGCGTAAAATAA
- a CDS encoding methylmalonyl-CoA mutase produces MEKIIQTDSGIRIAPLYTQPVAMDELPGVFPFTRGIHATMYRDKLWTMRQYAGFSTAEESNKRYHYLLSQGVMGLSVAFDLPTQIGYDSDHAMSEGEVGKVGVAIDSLDDMEILFKGISLEQISTSMTINATGFILLAFYIALAKKQGADLKKISGTIQNDILKEYAARGTFIYPPKPSMRIITDIFDFCSREVPKWNTISISGYHIREAGANAVQELAFTLSNGKAYLKAALEKGLDINVFAKRLSFFFNAHNHLFEEVAKFRAARRMWANITRELGATDPKAQMLRFHTQTGGSTLTAQQPHNNIVRVAVQTLAATMGGTQSLHTNGFDEALSLPTEEAARIALRTQQIIGYESGVADTVDPLAGSYYVEALTNEVENKAWELIHKIDAMGGAVSAIEQGFIQDEIARSAYKYQQEVENNEKIIVGVNKFVVENNQPPEVFRIDDSIRQMQSDRLKALRARRDNQVAEQCLQRISAAAQTTENLMPLVIDAVENYCTLGEIADALRHVWGEYNA; encoded by the coding sequence ATGGAAAAGATCATTCAAACCGACTCCGGCATCAGGATCGCACCGCTGTATACGCAGCCTGTGGCGATGGATGAGCTGCCTGGCGTCTTCCCCTTTACCCGCGGTATTCATGCCACGATGTACAGGGACAAACTATGGACCATGCGGCAATATGCCGGTTTCAGCACGGCGGAAGAGTCCAACAAAAGATACCACTATCTCCTGAGCCAGGGCGTGATGGGCCTCAGCGTGGCTTTTGACCTCCCCACCCAGATAGGCTATGATTCAGACCATGCCATGTCTGAAGGAGAAGTTGGCAAAGTAGGTGTAGCTATCGATTCGCTGGATGATATGGAAATTCTTTTCAAAGGTATTTCCCTGGAACAGATCTCTACTTCCATGACCATTAATGCCACTGGTTTTATACTGCTGGCATTCTATATCGCCCTTGCCAAAAAACAGGGTGCTGACCTGAAAAAGATCTCGGGTACCATACAAAACGATATCCTGAAAGAATACGCGGCCAGAGGCACTTTCATCTATCCTCCCAAACCTTCCATGCGCATCATCACCGATATCTTCGACTTTTGCAGCCGGGAAGTACCTAAGTGGAACACTATTTCCATTTCAGGATATCATATCCGTGAGGCAGGTGCCAATGCCGTACAGGAACTGGCTTTCACACTTTCTAACGGTAAAGCCTATCTGAAAGCAGCGCTGGAAAAAGGACTTGATATCAATGTATTTGCCAAACGTCTTTCTTTCTTTTTCAACGCACACAACCACCTCTTTGAAGAAGTGGCCAAGTTCCGTGCTGCCCGCCGTATGTGGGCCAACATCACCCGGGAACTGGGCGCTACCGACCCGAAAGCACAGATGCTGCGTTTTCACACACAGACAGGTGGCAGTACCCTGACAGCCCAACAGCCACATAACAATATTGTACGTGTGGCGGTTCAAACACTGGCAGCTACTATGGGCGGTACCCAGTCACTCCATACCAACGGATTCGATGAAGCCCTCTCTCTCCCTACAGAGGAGGCTGCCCGTATCGCCCTGCGTACTCAGCAGATCATCGGTTATGAAAGTGGTGTGGCCGACACTGTAGACCCACTGGCAGGCTCTTACTATGTAGAAGCACTGACCAATGAAGTAGAAAACAAAGCCTGGGAGCTGATCCACAAAATAGATGCGATGGGTGGCGCTGTCAGCGCGATAGAACAAGGTTTCATACAGGATGAAATCGCGCGAAGCGCCTATAAATATCAGCAGGAAGTGGAAAACAATGAAAAAATCATTGTTGGTGTCAACAAGTTTGTTGTGGAAAACAATCAACCGCCGGAAGTATTCCGGATTGATGACAGCATACGCCAGATGCAGTCTGACCGGCTGAAAGCCCTGCGTGCACGCCGCGATAACCAGGTCGCAGAACAATGCCTGCAGCGCATCAGCGCGGCAGCACAGACCACCGAAAACCTGATGCCGCTGGTCATCGATGCAGTGGAAAACTATTGCACACTGGGTGAAATAGCAGATGCCCTCCGTCATGTTTGGGGTGAATACAATGCTTAA
- a CDS encoding class I SAM-dependent methyltransferase, whose translation MIYYNSCPLCGSSQIHEALSAKDYTVSKETFPIFHCGGCGGRFTQHVPDNANIGRYYQSEEYISHSETKQGLINRLYHSVRKITLRSKQNWVRSAARIKQGNLLDIGCGTGAFLHYMQTGGWTITGLEPDENARRNAQTLYNIKPLPIDQLFTLPEKQYDAITMWHVLEHVHELHRYLDRIRQLLKPGGALLIAVPNYTSSDASHYGEYWAAYDVPRHLYHFSPDSMAQLLAQHNIKLIKKHPMVFDGFYVSLLSEKYKTGKSRLFAGFFHGFRSYRKGLKNVDRCSSIVYECNVD comes from the coding sequence TTGATCTATTACAATAGCTGTCCGCTTTGTGGTTCCTCACAAATACACGAAGCACTCTCCGCTAAAGACTATACTGTATCTAAAGAAACATTTCCCATATTTCATTGCGGAGGCTGTGGCGGCCGTTTTACTCAGCATGTGCCGGACAACGCCAACATAGGCCGGTATTATCAATCTGAAGAATACATCTCCCATTCTGAAACCAAACAAGGACTGATCAATCGCCTCTATCACAGTGTCCGTAAAATCACGCTGCGTTCCAAGCAAAACTGGGTACGTTCTGCAGCCCGCATCAAACAGGGCAACCTGCTGGACATTGGCTGTGGTACCGGCGCTTTCCTTCATTATATGCAGACAGGCGGCTGGACCATTACCGGCCTCGAACCGGATGAAAATGCCCGCCGTAATGCACAGACACTCTACAACATCAAGCCGCTTCCCATCGATCAGCTTTTCACACTGCCGGAGAAACAATACGATGCCATCACCATGTGGCATGTGCTCGAACATGTTCATGAGCTGCACCGTTACCTGGATCGTATCCGTCAGCTGCTGAAACCCGGAGGAGCCCTGCTGATAGCTGTTCCCAACTACACCTCCTCAGACGCATCACATTATGGTGAATACTGGGCTGCCTATGATGTGCCCCGCCATCTGTACCATTTCTCACCCGATTCCATGGCACAGCTGCTAGCCCAGCACAACATCAAACTGATCAAAAAACACCCGATGGTATTTGACGGTTTTTATGTGAGTCTGCTTAGTGAAAAATATAAAACCGGTAAAAGCCGCCTCTTTGCCGGCTTCTTCCACGGTTTCAGGTCTTACCGGAAGGGACTGAAAAATGTGGATAGATGTAGTTCGATAGTATACGAATGTAACGTTGATTAA
- a CDS encoding S46 family peptidase has product MLQRIVKPLVMAALLLLSQLTYATEGMWLPQLLSGLNEKEMKGMGMKINASDIYNINKGSLKDAIVSFGGFCTAEVISSQGLLLTNHHCGYDAIQKHSSLQNNFLENGFWAKTATEELPNPGLFVSFIVRIDDITKAALQDVKPGMSERERQSAIDKRINEIRQNTKKESWQETMVKPFFEGNQYFLFVTETYRDVRLVGAPPSSIGKFGSDTDNWVWPRHTGDFSMFRVYAGKDGRPAPYSQDNVPLTPKHFLPISMKGVKPNDFTMVLGFPGRTSEYLPSEAVKQTVQVLDAAKVEMRDAALKIMDGYMRKDEQIKIQYAAKYASTANAWKKWQGEMLGIKQSNGISKKQQYEATYRQLLNSNATLKQQYAGVLDTLNALYRQIQPYAQTRDYYSELVKNAEIFTAADRLIDFLADVREKGEGQYESLRQQFLESMQSFYKNYNAKVDHDVCASLLELYGKGVPKQYAGAEYAQLSAESNNDGRALADKIFNLSGLTSLDKLKAFVQQPYNAVVAQMWKDPATRMAMALRKGFVDNVSRPLSDLQSNINRLQRTYMQSQMDVMGSKKRFYPDANSTLRVTYGKVDGYSPRDAIHYDFYTYLDGVMEKYVPGDYEFDVPAKLRDLYKNKDYGRYGVNGRMPVCFIASNHTTGGNSGSPALDANGHLIGLNFDRTWEGTMSDINYDPSICRNIMVDIRYVLFIVDKFAGCTRLVDEMKLVP; this is encoded by the coding sequence ATGTTGCAACGAATCGTGAAGCCGCTTGTGATGGCAGCACTCCTGCTGCTTTCCCAGCTGACTTATGCCACTGAAGGAATGTGGTTGCCTCAACTGCTGTCCGGCCTTAATGAGAAAGAGATGAAGGGAATGGGGATGAAAATCAATGCCTCGGATATCTACAACATCAACAAGGGAAGCCTCAAAGACGCTATCGTTAGCTTTGGTGGCTTCTGTACCGCAGAAGTAATCTCTTCCCAGGGATTGCTGCTCACTAACCACCACTGCGGCTATGATGCTATCCAAAAGCATTCTTCCCTCCAGAATAATTTCCTGGAAAATGGTTTCTGGGCCAAAACAGCCACTGAGGAACTGCCTAACCCTGGTCTTTTTGTCTCTTTTATCGTCCGGATCGATGATATTACCAAAGCCGCTCTGCAGGACGTAAAACCCGGCATGAGTGAGCGGGAGCGTCAGTCGGCCATCGATAAACGTATCAACGAAATCAGACAGAATACCAAAAAGGAATCCTGGCAGGAAACAATGGTGAAACCCTTCTTTGAAGGCAACCAGTATTTCCTCTTTGTCACCGAAACCTATCGCGATGTACGCCTGGTGGGTGCTCCCCCTTCTTCCATCGGTAAGTTCGGCTCTGATACCGACAACTGGGTATGGCCCCGTCATACCGGCGATTTCTCCATGTTCCGCGTGTATGCCGGCAAAGATGGCCGTCCTGCTCCTTATTCTCAGGACAACGTGCCACTGACACCCAAACACTTCCTGCCTATCTCCATGAAAGGTGTAAAACCCAACGATTTTACCATGGTACTGGGCTTCCCTGGCCGCACTTCTGAATACCTGCCTTCTGAAGCCGTAAAACAGACCGTACAGGTGCTGGATGCTGCCAAAGTGGAAATGCGTGATGCCGCCCTTAAAATCATGGACGGCTATATGCGTAAAGACGAACAGATCAAAATTCAATACGCAGCCAAATACGCTTCTACCGCCAATGCCTGGAAAAAATGGCAGGGGGAGATGCTGGGCATCAAACAAAGCAATGGCATCAGCAAAAAACAACAGTACGAAGCTACCTACCGCCAGCTGCTTAATAGCAATGCTACACTCAAACAACAATATGCCGGTGTACTGGACACCCTCAATGCACTGTACCGCCAGATACAGCCTTACGCCCAGACACGTGATTATTACAGCGAACTGGTAAAAAATGCAGAGATCTTCACAGCAGCTGACCGCCTGATAGACTTCCTCGCCGATGTACGCGAAAAAGGAGAGGGGCAATATGAATCACTGCGTCAGCAGTTCCTGGAGTCTATGCAGTCATTTTATAAGAACTACAATGCCAAGGTAGACCACGATGTATGTGCCAGCCTGCTGGAACTGTATGGCAAAGGCGTTCCCAAACAATACGCTGGCGCAGAATATGCTCAGCTCTCCGCTGAAAGCAACAACGACGGCCGCGCCCTGGCTGATAAAATATTTAACCTGTCTGGTCTTACCTCCCTGGATAAACTCAAGGCTTTTGTGCAGCAACCATATAATGCTGTTGTGGCGCAGATGTGGAAAGATCCGGCCACCCGTATGGCCATGGCATTACGCAAAGGTTTTGTAGACAATGTCAGCAGACCTCTCAGCGATCTGCAGAGCAACATCAACCGCCTTCAGCGTACTTACATGCAATCGCAGATGGACGTAATGGGCAGTAAAAAACGTTTCTATCCGGATGCGAACAGCACGCTGCGTGTTACCTACGGTAAAGTAGACGGCTACAGCCCCCGCGATGCCATCCACTATGATTTTTATACTTACCTCGATGGTGTAATGGAAAAATACGTGCCCGGCGATTATGAATTTGATGTGCCGGCCAAACTCAGAGACCTGTACAAAAACAAGGACTATGGCCGTTATGGCGTTAATGGTAGAATGCCGGTATGTTTTATTGCCAGCAACCATACCACCGGCGGTAACTCCGGTAGCCCGGCCCTCGATGCCAATGGTCATCTGATCGGCCTCAACTTCGACCGTACCTGGGAAGGCACCATGAGCGACATCAACTACGACCCGTCTATCTGCCGTAATATCATGGTGGATATCCGCTACGTGCTGTTTATTGTAGACAAATTTGCCGGTTGCACCAGACTGGTAGATGAAATGAAACTAGTACCGTGA
- a CDS encoding sensor histidine kinase, translating into MSISEYLLSMLRSKVMIIMLHITGWAICMSFPLLFIRGQAWYNQVLAVLLSVVLSLAIELTCRRWRSSEHALHLKAGKAAAELSFLKSQLHPHFLFNTLNNIYSLAILQHEYTAPSILKLSNMMRYATTDTHRDFVLLQREIECIHDYIDLQQLRLTARTRVKLSVSGNPGFKCIAPMLLLPFLENAFRNGVSSQEPSDIVIQLQTTDQGIHFYCSNKLFSQEVSSNETAEDISHTRERLQQLYPQRHLLHTAADNGIYTVKLDLYI; encoded by the coding sequence ATGTCAATTTCAGAATATCTGTTGAGCATGCTCCGGTCCAAAGTGATGATCATAATGTTGCATATAACCGGCTGGGCTATATGTATGAGCTTTCCGCTGCTCTTTATCAGGGGGCAGGCCTGGTATAACCAGGTGCTGGCGGTGCTGTTGTCTGTTGTGTTGAGCCTTGCCATCGAACTCACCTGCCGGCGATGGCGGTCATCTGAGCATGCCTTACATCTCAAAGCCGGGAAAGCGGCGGCAGAGCTGTCATTTCTCAAATCACAGCTACATCCGCACTTTCTGTTTAATACACTCAACAACATTTATTCACTGGCCATATTACAGCATGAATATACCGCACCCAGCATCCTGAAGCTGTCTAATATGATGCGGTATGCCACTACAGACACGCATCGTGACTTTGTGTTACTGCAGCGGGAAATAGAGTGCATACACGATTATATAGACCTGCAGCAGCTGAGGCTTACCGCCCGTACGCGGGTGAAGCTTTCCGTTTCCGGTAATCCGGGGTTTAAATGTATTGCTCCGATGCTGTTGTTGCCTTTTCTGGAAAATGCTTTCCGGAATGGTGTCAGCAGTCAGGAGCCTTCTGATATTGTGATACAGCTTCAGACTACAGACCAGGGCATCCATTTTTATTGCAGTAACAAACTTTTTTCGCAGGAGGTATCATCCAACGAAACAGCCGAAGATATCAGTCATACACGGGAACGGTTGCAGCAGCTGTATCCGCAGCGGCATCTGTTGCATACAGCAGCAGACAACGGAATATACACGGTGAAACTGGACCTTTATATTTAG
- a CDS encoding M57 family metalloprotease, whose translation MKKQILAVITCLAAGVMISSCNKNNTQQESQPNPVSDQVLAQIKANGFSTDNVRKTEDGYLVEGDILLTAEQLNEKVSTPTLRIANSEQYRTNQLVTALPRVITVKVTKLGTAFIAGADTAIARYNRLGLRMTFQRITSGTADITIQGFNQGPSGGYITLGSSGFPTSTGNPYGTVKMNTNAAAYGSNPNVLYVGSVIQHEIGHCIGMRHTDYMDRSYSCGGSAVNEGSSTVGAVQIPGTPSGPDANSWMLACSNGGNRTFNANDIIALNYLYH comes from the coding sequence ATGAAAAAACAAATCCTCGCCGTAATTACCTGTCTGGCCGCAGGTGTAATGATTTCTTCCTGTAACAAAAACAACACACAACAGGAATCTCAGCCCAACCCCGTTTCTGATCAGGTGCTGGCTCAGATCAAAGCCAATGGCTTTAGCACCGACAACGTTCGTAAAACAGAAGATGGTTATCTGGTAGAAGGTGACATCTTGCTCACTGCTGAACAGTTGAATGAAAAAGTTAGTACTCCTACACTTCGCATCGCCAACAGTGAACAGTACCGCACCAACCAACTGGTGACCGCACTGCCCCGCGTGATCACCGTGAAAGTGACCAAACTGGGAACTGCTTTCATTGCTGGTGCCGACACTGCTATTGCCCGTTACAACAGGCTGGGCCTGCGCATGACTTTCCAACGCATTACCAGCGGTACTGCTGACATCACCATTCAGGGCTTTAACCAGGGCCCCAGCGGTGGTTACATTACACTGGGCTCTTCCGGCTTCCCTACCAGCACCGGAAATCCTTATGGCACCGTTAAAATGAATACTAACGCTGCTGCCTATGGTTCCAACCCCAACGTGCTGTATGTGGGTTCTGTAATCCAGCATGAAATTGGTCACTGTATCGGTATGCGTCATACTGATTACATGGACCGTTCTTACAGCTGCGGCGGTTCTGCTGTAAACGAAGGTAGTTCAACTGTAGGCGCTGTACAGATTCCCGGCACACCTTCCGGCCCGGACGCCAATTCCTGGATGCTGGCCTGCTCCAACGGTGGCAACCGTACATTTAATGCCAATGATATCATTGCCTTAAATTATCTGTACCACTAA